One segment of Etheostoma cragini isolate CJK2018 chromosome 23, CSU_Ecrag_1.0, whole genome shotgun sequence DNA contains the following:
- the brd1a gene encoding bromodomain-containing protein 1 isoform X1, whose product MKKKARQHRVAVPQRPPSPIKPSPNKQILTYAQAQRMVEFDVDGRLHRINVYDQLDVISDDDPMVQEMMECTSNKENAEKPQQVLLRSVRLKNNLEKRNAALGITGHGEGGGHPAAGNAGPKLQEPKFRTVEYNLPAVPKRSAAFYKYTEKTEEELDEETEYDMDEEDYAWLDLVNEKRRSEGVSQVSYNVFEFLIDRFEKELHLESLDQGSEKHAPIDEDAACSICMDGECHNSNAILFCDMCNVAVHQECYGVPYIPEGQWLCRHCLQLPTQPAGCILCPNKGGAVKKTDDDRWGHVVCALWVPEVGFSNTTFIEPIDGVSHIPSARWKLTCYLCKEKGVGACIQCHKANCYTAFHVSCAQKAGLFMKMEPIKEVTDTGESTFSVKKTAYCGAHTPNGCVRRPLTIYDDAKPKNGLCKKVYKRRGVGKGQSKGKKKKKKKSKKPEPESEAATPASVPTFPAHRLQTILNQVSVQKKKAFVELVLNYWTLKRQSRNGLPLIRRLQTSMQSQKNAQPVCSSRQSEEENRVLKDQLKEWHRLRHDLERARLLLELIRKREKLKREEIKLQETLLEIQLSPFSILLRSLLDQLQTKDQAKIFTQPVDVDEVPDYLDHIQHPMDFSTMRQRIDAQAYNNFEQFENDFKLIIDNCMKYNSKDTYFYRSAVRLRDQGGALLRKARRDVEKIGFDTESGMHLTEAPEIKAPTSFSWEDVDRLLAPANREHLSPDKQLQQLLEKFDLTCAMKSSPSRSKRLKLLKKTINDVRNEMSLKKVLPSHHHHHHSSSSTTPSTLASSSSAASQPELSNPKEERLKLNGHFPDDEGDKSLPPKLEHSDSIPPLIHSDTDPEPPTLKPIDAAPDCEDRHPSKRVKFDGEIPDLLPSALRLNGHSRDSLQNSLLDRDVSVVATSTLAEPTGTVNRRTAVLFRKSKAASPRKPPRSEDEGADQLERKEGEEEEDEDGAPLGSKSFLSVVIPRLETLLHSKKRKHSGSRDGEQDGDGGEHEDEGESPVKRLDTGLSSGFLEVEEEKELEDSSRPSRPVEPRRRCASESSISSCCSLPGSASTILSLPKCGKGKPALVRRNTVDDRGELIACIETGNFAKAARLAAGKLAALRESESMCEEVGNSNIWMPASAATVALEPLKLVWAKCSGYPSYPALIVDPHMPRVGCQHNGVSIPMPPMDVLRIGEQMQYKAEEKLYLVLFFDNKRSWQWLPRSKMVPLGMDKTIDKIKMMEGRTSSIRKAVQIAFSRAMNHLSIVQDEPVSDLSDVD is encoded by the exons atgaagaagaaagctCGGCAGCACCGGGTTGCGGTGCCGCAGAGGCCGCCATCTCCCATCAAGCCTTCCCCCAACAAGCAGATCCTGACTTACGCCCAGGCGCAGCGCATGGTGGAGTTCGATGTCGATGGCCGCCTCCATCGAATCAACGTATACGACCAGCTGGACGTGATCTCGGATGATGACCCCATGGTGCAGGAGATGATGGAGTGCACCAGCAATAAGGAGAATGCTGAGAAACCACAGCAGGTCCTCCTGAGGTCAGTGAGACTAAAAAACAACCTGGAGAAAAGAAACGCTGCATTGGGCATCACTGGCCATGGAGAAGGAGGTGGACATCCGGCCGCTGGTAATGCCGGTCCAAAGCTTCAGGAGCCTAAATTTCGTACAGTGGAATATAATCTTCCAGCAGTTCCTAAGCGCTCAGCTGCCTTTTACAAATACACtgagaagacagaggaagagcTGGACGAGGAAACAGAATATGACATGGATGAGGAAGATTATGCCTGGCTGGATTTGGTGAACGAAAAGCGGAGAAGCGAAGGGGTCAGTCAGGTCTCTTACAACGTCTTTGAGTTCCTCATCGACCGCTTTGAGAAAGAGTTACACTTGGAGAGTCTGGATCAAGGCAGTGAAAAGCACGCTCCCATCGACGAGGACGCCGCCTGCTCCATCTGCATGGATGGAGAGTGTCACAACAGCAACGCTATCCTGTTTTGTGATATGTGCAACGTGGCTGTGCACCAGGAATGTTACGGTGTACCTTATATTCCTGAGGGCCAGTGGCTCTGCAGACACTGCCTCCAGTTACCCACCCAGCCCGCAGGCTGCATCCTTTGCCCGAACAAGGGTGGAGCTGTGAAAAAGACGGACGATGACCGCTGGGGTCACGTGGTGTGCGCCCTCTGGGTCCCCGAGGTCGGCTTCTCCAACACCACCTTCATCGAACCCATCGACGGCGTCAGCCACATTCCTTCGGCCCGCTGGAAGCTCACGTGCTACCTCTGCAAGGAGAAAGGTGTTGGGGCGTGCATTCAGTGCCACAAAGCCAACTGTTACACCGCCTTCCATGTCAGTTGTGCCCAAAAGGCTGGCCTCTTTATGAAGATGGAGCCAATCAAAGAGGTAACTGACACCGGAGAGTCAACATTCTCTGTGAAAAAGACAGCCTATTGTGGAGCTCACACACCTAACGGGTGTGTAAGAAGGCCTCTTACAATATACGATGATGCCAAACCCAAAAATGGACTATGTAAGAAAGTGTACAAAAGGAGAGGCGTTGGTAAAGGACagtcaaaaggaaaaaagaagaagaagaagaagagtaagAAACCTGAACCTGAAAGTGAAGCTGCAACCCCTGCTAGTGTGCCTACGTTTCCTGCTCACAG GTTACAAACCATTCTGAACCAGGTGTCAgtacagaagaagaaagcatTTGTGGAGCTGGTCCTGAATTACTGGACGCTAAAAAGGCAATCGAGGAATGGGCTTCCCCTCATCAGACGCCTTCAGACAAGCATGCAGTCTCAGAAGAATGCACAACCGGTTTGTTCATCT AGGCAGAGTGAGGAGGAGAACCGGGTTCTGAAGGACCAGTTGAAGGAGTGGCATCGTCTCCGACATGACTTGGAGAGAGCCCGGCTGCTGCTAGAGCTAATCCGCAAGAGGGAGAAGCTCAAGAGGGAAGAG ATTAAACTGCAGGAGACCCTTCTAGAGATACAGTTGAGTCCATTCAGTATTTTGCTCAGAAGCCTCCTGGACCAGCTCCAGACAAAAGACCAGGCCAAGATCTTCACCCAGCCAGTTGATGTTGACGAG GTGCCCGACTACCTCGACCATATTCAGCACCCAATGGACTTCTCCACCATGCGGCAGCGCATCGATGCACAGGCCTACAACAACTTTGAGCAGTTTGAGAACGACTTCAAGCTCATTATTGACAACTGCATGAAATATAACTCAAAGGACACCTATTTCTACCGGAGTGCCGTTCGCCTCCGAGACCAGGGCGGGGCCCTGCTCAGAAAGGCTCGGCGAGATGTGGAGAAAATCGGCTTTGACACGGAAAGCGGCATGCATCTGACTGAAGCGCCCGAAATCAAAGCACCAACATCCTTTTCTTGGGAGGACG TGGACCGCCTACTCGCGCCAGCCAATCGGGAGCACCTGTCTCCGGacaagcagctgcagcagctacTGGAGAAGTTTGACCTGACCTGTGCCATGAAGTCCAGCCCCTCCCGCAGCAAGCGCCTGAAGCTGCTCAAAAAGACCATCAACGATGTGCGCAATGAGATGAGCCTAAAGAAAGTCCTTccctcccaccaccaccaccaccactcgTCTTCCTCCACAACTCCCTCCACATTAGCATCATCTTCATCAGCTGCCTCCCAACCAGAGTTGAGTAACCCTAAAGAAGAGAGATTGAAGCTCAATGGACATTTTCCAGATGATGAGG GAGACAAATCTCTTCCTCCTAAACTGGAGCATTCAGACTCTATCCCCCCCCTCATCCACTCGGACACAGACCCCGAGCCCCCCACCCTCAAACCAATCGATGCCGCCCCAGACTGTGAAGACAGGCATCCCAGCAAGCGCGTCAAGTTCGACGGGGAAATACCAGACCTGCTCCCCTCCGCCCTACGCCTCAACGGCCACTCCCGCGACAGCTTGCAGAACTCGTTGCTGGACAGAGACGTGAGCGTGGTGGCCACGTCCACGCTCGCAGAGCCCACGGGCACGGTTAACCGCCGGACGGCCGTGCTCTTCCGCAAATCCAAGGCCGCTAGTCCCCGCAAGCCCCCGAGGAGCGAAGACGAGGGGGCTGACCAACTCGAAAGAAAAGAgggcgaggaggaggaagatgaagacgGCGCACCGCTGGGCTCCAAGTCCTTCCTGTCGGTGGTCATACCCCGGCTGGAGACGCTACTTCACAGCAAGAAGAGGAAGCACAGCggcagcagagacggagagcagGACGGAGATGGGGGAGAACATGAAGACGAGGGAGAGTCCCCTGTGAAACGACTTGACACCG GCTTGTCAAGCGGTTTTCTGGAGgtggaagaggagaaggagttAGAAGACTCTAGTAGACCCAGTAGACCTGTGGAGCCACGAAGACGCTGTGCCTCGGAGTCCTCCATCTCTTCATGTTGTAGTCTGCCAGGAAGCGCCAG cACAATTCTCAGTCTTCCAAAATGTGGGAAAGGGAAGCCCGCCTTGGTCCGGAGAAACACTGTGGACGACAGGGGGGAACTAATCGCCTGCATCGAAACCGGGAATTTTGCGAAAGCTGCACGACTCGCTGCTGGTAAATTGGCTGCATTACGAGAATCTGAAAGCATGTGTGAGG AGGTTGGCAACAGCAATATTTGGATGCCCGCTAGTGCTGCAACTGTTGCATTGGAACCCCTAAAGCTAGTTTGGGCCAAGTGTAGTGGATACCCTTCCTACCCTGCCCTG ATCGTCGACCCCCACATGCCGCGCGTGGGCTGCCAGCACAACGGGGTGTCAATCCCCATGCCCCCCATGGACGTGCTCCGCATTGGAGAACAGATGCAGTACAAAGCCGAAGAGAAACTCTACCTCGTCCTCTTCTTCGACAACAAGCGCAGCTG GCAGTGGCTACCTAGATCCAAGATGGTTCCTCTTGGAATGGACAAGACCATagacaaaatcaaaatgatgGAGGGACGCACATCCAGCATTCGCAAGGCTGTCCAGATCGCCTTCAGCCGTGCCATGAACCACCTGAGCATAGTGCAGGACGAGCCAGTCAGCGACCTCAGCGACGTGGACTGA
- the brd1a gene encoding bromodomain-containing protein 1 isoform X6, which translates to MKKKARQHRVAVPQRPPSPIKPSPNKQILTYAQAQRMVEFDVDGRLHRINVYDQLDVISDDDPMVQEMMECTSNKENAEKPQQVLLRSVRLKNNLEKRNAALGITGHGEGGGHPAAGNAGPKLQEPKFRTVEYNLPAVPKRSAAFYKYTEKTEEELDEETEYDMDEEDYAWLDLVNEKRRSEGVSQVSYNVFEFLIDRFEKELHLESLDQGSEKHAPIDEDAACSICMDGECHNSNAILFCDMCNVAVHQECYGVPYIPEGQWLCRHCLQLPTQPAGCILCPNKGGAVKKTDDDRWGHVVCALWVPEVGFSNTTFIEPIDGVSHIPSARWKLTCYLCKEKGVGACIQCHKANCYTAFHVSCAQKAGLFMKMEPIKEVTDTGESTFSVKKTAYCGAHTPNGCVRRPLTIYDDAKPKNGLCKKVYKRRGVGKGQSKGKKKKKKKSKKPEPESEAATPASVPTFPAHRLQTILNQVSVQKKKAFVELVLNYWTLKRQSRNGLPLIRRLQTSMQSQKNAQPVCSSRQSEEENRVLKDQLKEWHRLRHDLERARLLLELIRKREKLKREEIKLQETLLEIQLSPFSILLRSLLDQLQTKDQAKIFTQPVDVDEVPDYLDHIQHPMDFSTMRQRIDAQAYNNFEQFENDFKLIIDNCMKYNSKDTYFYRSAVRLRDQGGALLRKARRDVEKIGFDTESGMHLTEAPEIKAPTSFSWEDVDRLLAPANREHLSPDKQLQQLLEKFDLTCAMKSSPSRSKRLKLLKKTINDVRNEMSLKKVLPSHHHHHHSSSSTTPSTLASSSSAASQPELSNPKEERLKLNGHFPDDEGDKSLPPKLEHSDSIPPLIHSDTDPEPPTLKPIDAAPDCEDRHPSKRVKFDGEIPDLLPSALRLNGHSRDSLQNSLLDRDVSVVATSTLAEPTGTVNRRTAVLFRKSKAASPRKPPRSEDEGADQLERKEGEEEEDEDGAPLGSKSFLSVVIPRLETLLHSKKRKHSGSRDGEQDGDGGEHEDEGESPVKRLDTGLSSGFLEVEEEKELEDSSRPSRPVEPRRRCASESSISSCCSLPGSASTILSLPKCGKGKPALVRRNTVDDRGELIACIETGNFAKAARLAAVPLHPYPGCNDGVETPRAQMLKTRKR; encoded by the exons atgaagaagaaagctCGGCAGCACCGGGTTGCGGTGCCGCAGAGGCCGCCATCTCCCATCAAGCCTTCCCCCAACAAGCAGATCCTGACTTACGCCCAGGCGCAGCGCATGGTGGAGTTCGATGTCGATGGCCGCCTCCATCGAATCAACGTATACGACCAGCTGGACGTGATCTCGGATGATGACCCCATGGTGCAGGAGATGATGGAGTGCACCAGCAATAAGGAGAATGCTGAGAAACCACAGCAGGTCCTCCTGAGGTCAGTGAGACTAAAAAACAACCTGGAGAAAAGAAACGCTGCATTGGGCATCACTGGCCATGGAGAAGGAGGTGGACATCCGGCCGCTGGTAATGCCGGTCCAAAGCTTCAGGAGCCTAAATTTCGTACAGTGGAATATAATCTTCCAGCAGTTCCTAAGCGCTCAGCTGCCTTTTACAAATACACtgagaagacagaggaagagcTGGACGAGGAAACAGAATATGACATGGATGAGGAAGATTATGCCTGGCTGGATTTGGTGAACGAAAAGCGGAGAAGCGAAGGGGTCAGTCAGGTCTCTTACAACGTCTTTGAGTTCCTCATCGACCGCTTTGAGAAAGAGTTACACTTGGAGAGTCTGGATCAAGGCAGTGAAAAGCACGCTCCCATCGACGAGGACGCCGCCTGCTCCATCTGCATGGATGGAGAGTGTCACAACAGCAACGCTATCCTGTTTTGTGATATGTGCAACGTGGCTGTGCACCAGGAATGTTACGGTGTACCTTATATTCCTGAGGGCCAGTGGCTCTGCAGACACTGCCTCCAGTTACCCACCCAGCCCGCAGGCTGCATCCTTTGCCCGAACAAGGGTGGAGCTGTGAAAAAGACGGACGATGACCGCTGGGGTCACGTGGTGTGCGCCCTCTGGGTCCCCGAGGTCGGCTTCTCCAACACCACCTTCATCGAACCCATCGACGGCGTCAGCCACATTCCTTCGGCCCGCTGGAAGCTCACGTGCTACCTCTGCAAGGAGAAAGGTGTTGGGGCGTGCATTCAGTGCCACAAAGCCAACTGTTACACCGCCTTCCATGTCAGTTGTGCCCAAAAGGCTGGCCTCTTTATGAAGATGGAGCCAATCAAAGAGGTAACTGACACCGGAGAGTCAACATTCTCTGTGAAAAAGACAGCCTATTGTGGAGCTCACACACCTAACGGGTGTGTAAGAAGGCCTCTTACAATATACGATGATGCCAAACCCAAAAATGGACTATGTAAGAAAGTGTACAAAAGGAGAGGCGTTGGTAAAGGACagtcaaaaggaaaaaagaagaagaagaagaagagtaagAAACCTGAACCTGAAAGTGAAGCTGCAACCCCTGCTAGTGTGCCTACGTTTCCTGCTCACAG GTTACAAACCATTCTGAACCAGGTGTCAgtacagaagaagaaagcatTTGTGGAGCTGGTCCTGAATTACTGGACGCTAAAAAGGCAATCGAGGAATGGGCTTCCCCTCATCAGACGCCTTCAGACAAGCATGCAGTCTCAGAAGAATGCACAACCGGTTTGTTCATCT AGGCAGAGTGAGGAGGAGAACCGGGTTCTGAAGGACCAGTTGAAGGAGTGGCATCGTCTCCGACATGACTTGGAGAGAGCCCGGCTGCTGCTAGAGCTAATCCGCAAGAGGGAGAAGCTCAAGAGGGAAGAG ATTAAACTGCAGGAGACCCTTCTAGAGATACAGTTGAGTCCATTCAGTATTTTGCTCAGAAGCCTCCTGGACCAGCTCCAGACAAAAGACCAGGCCAAGATCTTCACCCAGCCAGTTGATGTTGACGAG GTGCCCGACTACCTCGACCATATTCAGCACCCAATGGACTTCTCCACCATGCGGCAGCGCATCGATGCACAGGCCTACAACAACTTTGAGCAGTTTGAGAACGACTTCAAGCTCATTATTGACAACTGCATGAAATATAACTCAAAGGACACCTATTTCTACCGGAGTGCCGTTCGCCTCCGAGACCAGGGCGGGGCCCTGCTCAGAAAGGCTCGGCGAGATGTGGAGAAAATCGGCTTTGACACGGAAAGCGGCATGCATCTGACTGAAGCGCCCGAAATCAAAGCACCAACATCCTTTTCTTGGGAGGACG TGGACCGCCTACTCGCGCCAGCCAATCGGGAGCACCTGTCTCCGGacaagcagctgcagcagctacTGGAGAAGTTTGACCTGACCTGTGCCATGAAGTCCAGCCCCTCCCGCAGCAAGCGCCTGAAGCTGCTCAAAAAGACCATCAACGATGTGCGCAATGAGATGAGCCTAAAGAAAGTCCTTccctcccaccaccaccaccaccactcgTCTTCCTCCACAACTCCCTCCACATTAGCATCATCTTCATCAGCTGCCTCCCAACCAGAGTTGAGTAACCCTAAAGAAGAGAGATTGAAGCTCAATGGACATTTTCCAGATGATGAGG GAGACAAATCTCTTCCTCCTAAACTGGAGCATTCAGACTCTATCCCCCCCCTCATCCACTCGGACACAGACCCCGAGCCCCCCACCCTCAAACCAATCGATGCCGCCCCAGACTGTGAAGACAGGCATCCCAGCAAGCGCGTCAAGTTCGACGGGGAAATACCAGACCTGCTCCCCTCCGCCCTACGCCTCAACGGCCACTCCCGCGACAGCTTGCAGAACTCGTTGCTGGACAGAGACGTGAGCGTGGTGGCCACGTCCACGCTCGCAGAGCCCACGGGCACGGTTAACCGCCGGACGGCCGTGCTCTTCCGCAAATCCAAGGCCGCTAGTCCCCGCAAGCCCCCGAGGAGCGAAGACGAGGGGGCTGACCAACTCGAAAGAAAAGAgggcgaggaggaggaagatgaagacgGCGCACCGCTGGGCTCCAAGTCCTTCCTGTCGGTGGTCATACCCCGGCTGGAGACGCTACTTCACAGCAAGAAGAGGAAGCACAGCggcagcagagacggagagcagGACGGAGATGGGGGAGAACATGAAGACGAGGGAGAGTCCCCTGTGAAACGACTTGACACCG GCTTGTCAAGCGGTTTTCTGGAGgtggaagaggagaaggagttAGAAGACTCTAGTAGACCCAGTAGACCTGTGGAGCCACGAAGACGCTGTGCCTCGGAGTCCTCCATCTCTTCATGTTGTAGTCTGCCAGGAAGCGCCAG cACAATTCTCAGTCTTCCAAAATGTGGGAAAGGGAAGCCCGCCTTGGTCCGGAGAAACACTGTGGACGACAGGGGGGAACTAATCGCCTGCATCGAAACCGGGAATTTTGCGAAAGCTGCACGACTCGCTGCTG TGCCGTTACATCCATACCCCGGCTGCAACGATGGTGTAGAGACGCCGAGAGCGCAGATGCTGAAGACCCgaaaacgctga
- the brd1a gene encoding bromodomain-containing protein 1 isoform X7 gives MKKKARQHRVAVPQRPPSPIKPSPNKQILTYAQAQRMVEFDVDGRLHRINVYDQLDVISDDDPMVQEMMECTSNKENAEKPQQVLLRSVRLKNNLEKRNAALGITGHGEGGGHPAAGNAGPKLQEPKFRTVEYNLPAVPKRSAAFYKYTEKTEEELDEETEYDMDEEDYAWLDLVNEKRRSEGVSQVSYNVFEFLIDRFEKELHLESLDQGSEKHAPIDEDAACSICMDGECHNSNAILFCDMCNVAVHQECYGVPYIPEGQWLCRHCLQLPTQPAGCILCPNKGGAVKKTDDDRWGHVVCALWVPEVGFSNTTFIEPIDGVSHIPSARWKLTCYLCKEKGVGACIQCHKANCYTAFHVSCAQKAGLFMKMEPIKEVTDTGESTFSVKKTAYCGAHTPNGCVRRPLTIYDDAKPKNGLCKKVYKRRGVGKGQSKGKKKKKKKSKKPEPESEAATPASVPTFPAHRLQTILNQVSVQKKKAFVELVLNYWTLKRQSRNGLPLIRRLQTSMQSQKNAQPVCSSRQSEEENRVLKDQLKEWHRLRHDLERARLLLELIRKREKLKREEIKLQETLLEIQLSPFSILLRSLLDQLQTKDQAKIFTQPVDVDEVPDYLDHIQHPMDFSTMRQRIDAQAYNNFEQFENDFKLIIDNCMKYNSKDTYFYRSAVRLRDQGGALLRKARRDVEKIGFDTESGMHLTEAPEIKAPTSFSWEDVDRLLAPANREHLSPDKQLQQLLEKFDLTCAMKSSPSRSKRLKLLKKTINDVRNEMSLKKVLPSHHHHHHSSSSTTPSTLASSSSAASQPELSNPKEERLKLNGHFPDDEGDKSLPPKLEHSDSIPPLIHSDTDPEPPTLKPIDAAPDCEDRHPSKRVKFDGEIPDLLPSALRLNGHSRDSLQNSLLDRDVSVVATSTLAEPTGTVNRRTAVLFRKSKAASPRKPPRSEDEGADQLERKEGEEEEDEDGAPLGSKSFLSVVIPRLETLLHSKKRKHSGSRDGEQDGDGGEHEDEGESPVKRLDTGLSSGFLEVEEEKELEDSSRPSRPVEPRRRCASESSISSCCSLPGSASWLSEQAIFRTRS, from the exons atgaagaagaaagctCGGCAGCACCGGGTTGCGGTGCCGCAGAGGCCGCCATCTCCCATCAAGCCTTCCCCCAACAAGCAGATCCTGACTTACGCCCAGGCGCAGCGCATGGTGGAGTTCGATGTCGATGGCCGCCTCCATCGAATCAACGTATACGACCAGCTGGACGTGATCTCGGATGATGACCCCATGGTGCAGGAGATGATGGAGTGCACCAGCAATAAGGAGAATGCTGAGAAACCACAGCAGGTCCTCCTGAGGTCAGTGAGACTAAAAAACAACCTGGAGAAAAGAAACGCTGCATTGGGCATCACTGGCCATGGAGAAGGAGGTGGACATCCGGCCGCTGGTAATGCCGGTCCAAAGCTTCAGGAGCCTAAATTTCGTACAGTGGAATATAATCTTCCAGCAGTTCCTAAGCGCTCAGCTGCCTTTTACAAATACACtgagaagacagaggaagagcTGGACGAGGAAACAGAATATGACATGGATGAGGAAGATTATGCCTGGCTGGATTTGGTGAACGAAAAGCGGAGAAGCGAAGGGGTCAGTCAGGTCTCTTACAACGTCTTTGAGTTCCTCATCGACCGCTTTGAGAAAGAGTTACACTTGGAGAGTCTGGATCAAGGCAGTGAAAAGCACGCTCCCATCGACGAGGACGCCGCCTGCTCCATCTGCATGGATGGAGAGTGTCACAACAGCAACGCTATCCTGTTTTGTGATATGTGCAACGTGGCTGTGCACCAGGAATGTTACGGTGTACCTTATATTCCTGAGGGCCAGTGGCTCTGCAGACACTGCCTCCAGTTACCCACCCAGCCCGCAGGCTGCATCCTTTGCCCGAACAAGGGTGGAGCTGTGAAAAAGACGGACGATGACCGCTGGGGTCACGTGGTGTGCGCCCTCTGGGTCCCCGAGGTCGGCTTCTCCAACACCACCTTCATCGAACCCATCGACGGCGTCAGCCACATTCCTTCGGCCCGCTGGAAGCTCACGTGCTACCTCTGCAAGGAGAAAGGTGTTGGGGCGTGCATTCAGTGCCACAAAGCCAACTGTTACACCGCCTTCCATGTCAGTTGTGCCCAAAAGGCTGGCCTCTTTATGAAGATGGAGCCAATCAAAGAGGTAACTGACACCGGAGAGTCAACATTCTCTGTGAAAAAGACAGCCTATTGTGGAGCTCACACACCTAACGGGTGTGTAAGAAGGCCTCTTACAATATACGATGATGCCAAACCCAAAAATGGACTATGTAAGAAAGTGTACAAAAGGAGAGGCGTTGGTAAAGGACagtcaaaaggaaaaaagaagaagaagaagaagagtaagAAACCTGAACCTGAAAGTGAAGCTGCAACCCCTGCTAGTGTGCCTACGTTTCCTGCTCACAG GTTACAAACCATTCTGAACCAGGTGTCAgtacagaagaagaaagcatTTGTGGAGCTGGTCCTGAATTACTGGACGCTAAAAAGGCAATCGAGGAATGGGCTTCCCCTCATCAGACGCCTTCAGACAAGCATGCAGTCTCAGAAGAATGCACAACCGGTTTGTTCATCT AGGCAGAGTGAGGAGGAGAACCGGGTTCTGAAGGACCAGTTGAAGGAGTGGCATCGTCTCCGACATGACTTGGAGAGAGCCCGGCTGCTGCTAGAGCTAATCCGCAAGAGGGAGAAGCTCAAGAGGGAAGAG ATTAAACTGCAGGAGACCCTTCTAGAGATACAGTTGAGTCCATTCAGTATTTTGCTCAGAAGCCTCCTGGACCAGCTCCAGACAAAAGACCAGGCCAAGATCTTCACCCAGCCAGTTGATGTTGACGAG GTGCCCGACTACCTCGACCATATTCAGCACCCAATGGACTTCTCCACCATGCGGCAGCGCATCGATGCACAGGCCTACAACAACTTTGAGCAGTTTGAGAACGACTTCAAGCTCATTATTGACAACTGCATGAAATATAACTCAAAGGACACCTATTTCTACCGGAGTGCCGTTCGCCTCCGAGACCAGGGCGGGGCCCTGCTCAGAAAGGCTCGGCGAGATGTGGAGAAAATCGGCTTTGACACGGAAAGCGGCATGCATCTGACTGAAGCGCCCGAAATCAAAGCACCAACATCCTTTTCTTGGGAGGACG TGGACCGCCTACTCGCGCCAGCCAATCGGGAGCACCTGTCTCCGGacaagcagctgcagcagctacTGGAGAAGTTTGACCTGACCTGTGCCATGAAGTCCAGCCCCTCCCGCAGCAAGCGCCTGAAGCTGCTCAAAAAGACCATCAACGATGTGCGCAATGAGATGAGCCTAAAGAAAGTCCTTccctcccaccaccaccaccaccactcgTCTTCCTCCACAACTCCCTCCACATTAGCATCATCTTCATCAGCTGCCTCCCAACCAGAGTTGAGTAACCCTAAAGAAGAGAGATTGAAGCTCAATGGACATTTTCCAGATGATGAGG GAGACAAATCTCTTCCTCCTAAACTGGAGCATTCAGACTCTATCCCCCCCCTCATCCACTCGGACACAGACCCCGAGCCCCCCACCCTCAAACCAATCGATGCCGCCCCAGACTGTGAAGACAGGCATCCCAGCAAGCGCGTCAAGTTCGACGGGGAAATACCAGACCTGCTCCCCTCCGCCCTACGCCTCAACGGCCACTCCCGCGACAGCTTGCAGAACTCGTTGCTGGACAGAGACGTGAGCGTGGTGGCCACGTCCACGCTCGCAGAGCCCACGGGCACGGTTAACCGCCGGACGGCCGTGCTCTTCCGCAAATCCAAGGCCGCTAGTCCCCGCAAGCCCCCGAGGAGCGAAGACGAGGGGGCTGACCAACTCGAAAGAAAAGAgggcgaggaggaggaagatgaagacgGCGCACCGCTGGGCTCCAAGTCCTTCCTGTCGGTGGTCATACCCCGGCTGGAGACGCTACTTCACAGCAAGAAGAGGAAGCACAGCggcagcagagacggagagcagGACGGAGATGGGGGAGAACATGAAGACGAGGGAGAGTCCCCTGTGAAACGACTTGACACCG GCTTGTCAAGCGGTTTTCTGGAGgtggaagaggagaaggagttAGAAGACTCTAGTAGACCCAGTAGACCTGTGGAGCCACGAAGACGCTGTGCCTCGGAGTCCTCCATCTCTTCATGTTGTAGTCTGCCAGGAAGCGCCAG CTGGTTGTCAGAGCAAGCCATCTTCAGAACCAGAAGTTGA